A segment of the Myxosarcina sp. GI1 genome:
TTCCCACGATCGCACTGTAAGATTATGGGATATTCAAACAGGAAAATGTTTGCATATTTGTCAGGGACACAAACATTTAGTTTCTGCTGTTGCTTTTCATCCTAACGGTCAAATGGTTGCTAGTGGTTCGCAGGATCAAAGTATCAGATTGTGGGATACTCAAACGGGGAAATGCCTCCAAATTTTGCGAACAGCGCGATTGTATGAAGAAATGAATATTACTGGCACAGAAGGTTTAACTCCCGCACAAAAAACAGCTCTTCAAGCTTTAGGGTGTGTAACGGATAGTAGTGTAGCAATAAAGTTGACAAGTAAGAAGATTTACTCTTGATGATTATGGCACGCCATTGACTATAGAACGAGAACCATTCTGGCTTATGTGTTGGGAAGAAGAGAGGATAGAATGTTTCTCAAGTTAAAAAAGTTACTCAAGCCGTTTGGAATTACCAAGTTTTACACGGACAAGCTAAAAACTTATGAGCGACATTAACATTATTGCTACACTACCGAATGAGCGATAACTTTTCCTGCGATTGCCTGTAAATCTTCATCCGTTTCGCTATAGGCGATTAACACCCATTCTCCTCGATATTTCTGCTCCATTTCTTCTATAGTTAGTATTTCTGACATCCCCTTAACCTACTACTTTTCTGCTTCTATTTTAGTTTTTTCGCCTTTAGTTATTTCTATTTATAACTACACAACTTCCTTTATGCTACACTACGGGGCTTTACTCCCTCTGGATCGATTTGACTACTATCCTTCTAATCAAGCTTATTTTGAGCTAGAAGCAGTTTCAATTCCCTTAAGTAAACTTCTACCTGTTTTAGACTTCTCTCTTTTTCTAAAGCCAATTCTTTTCAGGCAGCAGCACTTTCACTTTGCTCTGCTGCTTTATTTTTGATGTAGTCTTTGTTCGTCTTGGTGCGCGTTCCCTTGCGTCTTACGCCGAACAGCGCGTACGCAAGGGCGCGACTGACGTTGGCGTAGCCTTCTCCGAAGGAGTAGCGTCTTCGTCAGTAGGCGGCTACCGCCGCGAGTCGTTTTTTATAAAACAAATAAAACGACTCGGCGCAGTTGCGGAGCAACGTCGGCAGTCACAGAGCCGAATGTCTCAAAGTCGTGTCTAGCGACGCTTGCCCGCCTTCGTTATCTCGTCTATAACCTTCGCGGGCTGTGACTGCGCAGCTCTGAGGGCGGGGCTAACGCCCCAAGGCGCATACGCGCCGTTGAGCGCAGCGCATACGCGCAGACCGCCGCTAGGCGGCTCTTGACCCGTTAGGGGCTGCGGCTCTGCGCCTCTGTGGGTCGCTCGTCAATGAGCAGTTATCATTTAACATTTAGCAATGAACAAGGATTGACGTTCGCTGTTCATTGTTCATTGATGAATAAGGCAATTAAATTGGCGATCGCCCTAACTACCTTTTACTTTAAGAAGCAAGCAAGCGATTGTTTTTTTGTTTGATGTTGCCAAGTTTTGGTAATTCGACAGTATTTTTAACTGTTAGGCTTGGCTCTCCACTTTGCAATACTCTGACATCAATATTGACATTAATTAAATAAGAACCTGCTCTATCTCCTACGGCTTTGGCGATCGCCGCTTCTAAATTGGAACGTTCTCCCGTTAGAGGATTTCTGAGTACGCAGCGATCCCAACTACTTTCGGCTTGAGGATTTAGATTGAGAATATAGTGTTCTGTTGTCATGACTTCCTCTTTAGTTTTATTGTTAGTACATTTATACCATAAAAATAGAGTGACGAGTCAAACTTGAAACAAAACTGCATAATTGCAGTTAAAAAATCATATTAAATCGAGAATACAGTTACAAAAGCCACAGATGCTTGGGTTTTCGGTTTATTTACGAACGACAATTTAGAGAATTACTGCGGCAATAAAACTCATATTGATTTAAATAATGATTTCCCAATCGCTCAAAGTTAATTTGGTCTTGTTTATTACTTGCATCTTTGTCGCTATTTCCAACCATCAAGTTATAGCAGCAGAGAAAATTACTTTTGGGTATGGTATAGCTACTCAATCAGTTTCGTTTGAGGAATTAGCAACCTTTGCTGAAACTGGTGAATTATCACCTGCGCTTAAGTTTTTGTTTAAATATGGCAAACAAAATCCTCAAACCA
Coding sequences within it:
- a CDS encoding IS1 family transposase, giving the protein MDYRTRTILAYVLGRREDRMFLKLKKLLKPFGITKFYTDKLKTYERH
- a CDS encoding alpha/beta hydrolase, encoding MISQSLKVNLVLFITCIFVAISNHQVIAAEKITFGYGIATQSVSFEELATFAETGELSPALKFLFKYGKQNPQT